The Myotis daubentonii chromosome 1, mMyoDau2.1, whole genome shotgun sequence genome includes the window GCCCAGTAACATTTCTCACACTGTGAGTGAGTTTATTCTCCTGGGCTTCTCTTGCCGCTGGGAAATACAGATCCTCCTCTTTTCCATATTCTTAGTGACTTACATCCTGACCCTCTTTGGAAACATGGCCATCATGTGTGCAGTGCGCTGGGACCACCGGCTCCACACCCCAATGTACATTCTGCTAGCTAACTTCTCCTTCCTGGAGATCTGCTATGTCAACTCTGATGTGCCCAACATGCTGGCCAACTTCCTCTCCCAGACCAAAACCATCTCCTTTGCGCGATGCCTGCTCCAGTTGTACTTCTTCTTCTCATTGGGCACAACCGAATGCTTATTTCTCTCCATCATGGCCTATGACCGGTTCCTGGCCATCTGCCGCCCCCTGCACTACCCCACCGTCATGACTATTAAGTTCTGCAGCAGCCTGGTTATTTTTTGCTGGGTGTATGGATTCCTCTGGTTTCTGATTCCGGTGATACTAGTCACACAGCTACCATTTTGTGGCCTGAATGTGATTGATGACTTTCTGTGTGACCTGGGTCCTCTGCTGGCCCTGGCTTCAACCTGTGCCCCAATTCCAGGGACTGTTCTGATGTGTGGCACCATGAGCTCCCTCCTCATATTTGCCACCTTTTTCTACATTATTGGCTCCTATACCCTGGTGCTGAGGGCCGTAATCCAAGTCCCCTCTGCTGCTGGCCGGAAGAAGGCCTTCTCCACCTGCTCCTCACACCTGGCCGTTGTGTTTTTATTCTATGGTTCTGTGATGATGACATATGTAAGCCCAGGGACAGGACAAGCAGAGAGCATGCAGAAGTTCACAACTTTGTTCTACTCAGTTTTGACCCCTTTTTTCAACCCCATGATCTACAGCCTTCggaataaagaaatgaaggatGCCCTGAAGAAAGTTCTAAGAGGTTCCTAAAATTGATCTGTGACTTAGTGACTTATTCCCCAATGAATTCAAAGTGTGAGTCTCCTGTCAGTGAACTTAAGAAACTGGAAAATAGGTGTGAACTTTTTGAAGGAGCCATTTCAAAATCCTAAGTGCCAGGACACTAATGAAGTCTTTCCTTGGGCAGAATTAATTGCCTCTCCCATAGTACACTACTCATACTTCTACTTAACatgtcctttcttctttcttgtgTTATAGTTAGCTGTTCACAAATCCGTCTCCTCATGCCTCCCCATCCTTATTAGACTGTGAATTTCTTAAGAGCAGAgactatgctttatttatttctatattccCAGAACCTAGCACAAAAATGTCAATAAtgtcaatttaaataaaaatatatatactgttCATATTTCCTCATTAGACTATCATTCCTGACATTCAGGACACTATATAAAGAAACTATGCAAATTCTGCAACAATCTGTATTTTATATGTCCTATGGATTAAATGAAAAGAACTTTCTTAGAAAAATGTGAGATTGGCCTGAATTGGTTGGACTAATCATTACATGATAATCCAATCAATGGAAAAGTCTCACCAGATGAAAATTAATGTCTAAGAAATTACCTGCTTCCTGCCCTTCACCAGTCCCTTTTACCTAATAAGGTAactactttatttcattttcttcttactAACCATACTTCCactattgcatattttaaaacatattatgcAACCCTTATCACTGAAATATGGTTTGGGGATCATTAGCCAGGCATCActaggaaatatttatttatttatttttattgaaaactatttttcttcattttttaaattttatttttcaattacagtttacattcataATTACACAGCATGATCAAGTGAGATCTAGCTCTGGGATAAAATGTGGTTTCAACATATGTAAGTTAATAATTATGATCCTTCACATTGACAtactgaagaagaaaaatcatataGTCCTCTCAGTAAATGCAGAAAAGTATTTGACAGAAAATTTAATCATGCATGAGTTTTAAAATACTTCCAACAAATTAGGTATAGCAGAAACATACCTCAacgtaataaaggccatatgagataaacccacagctaacatcatactcaaaggtGAAAGCTGGGAGCTCTTCCTTTATattcaggaacaagacaagagtGTTAATTCAactctagaggcccaatgcacagattcgtgcactggtggggtccctcggcctggcctgtgggcattgggctgaaaccagctctccgaatcccctgaggggtcccagattgtgagagggtggctTGCAGGTGatacaccctggaatcgggctccctcctctttggttctgggtgcatcacccaagaaccacagctgccaagtcaccacagttcggcagctcctgcgttgtggTCAGTGGACtgcatagctaccagtcagagtgtctgccccctggtggtcattgctcaTTATAGCTACTGGTCCaacggtcgcttaggcatatatatatatgtatataattgctctggctaggactattactggaagtcctagccagagcaattaaacaagaagaagagataaaaagcatccaaatttgaaagaaataaaactgtattggttgcagatgacatgatcttacataaataaataaataaataaataaatacaatttttaaaaacatcctaaatactccaccaaaaaaactgttagaactaaaaAACTATTTCAATAAGGTTCAgtaatacaaaatcaatatacaaaaatcagttgtgtttTTATACACTAACAGCATACTacccaaaaaaagaaattacaaaacaatcccatttacaatagcataataaaaaatacataggagtaaatttaaccaagaaagtGAAAATCTGTACACTAAAAATGatgaaacattgatgaaagaaactgaataagaggcaaaaaatggaaacatatcctgTTTTGgtagattggaagaattaatattattaaaatgtctataacactcaaaacaatctataaattcaatacaaactctatcaaaattccaatggcattttttacaaaaatagaaaaaatcattttaaaatttgtattaaaaccatgaaaatcctgaacagccaaaacaatcctgagaaaaaagaacaaagctggggggcgggggcagggtggaagaggtcaatgggggggcggggcgcggggacaaagggcacatctgtaatactttcaatgataaagagaaaaaaatagaaaaataacaataaattaatTGTCTagctaaaaaaaaagaacaaagccaaaAGTATCACACATGCTTATATCAAACTCTACTGCAAAGCTACAGCGATCAAAACAGTAGcactagcataaaaacagactTGTAAACCAATGTAATAGTATTGAAAGGCCAGATAAATCCATACTTATGTGGTAAACTAATCATGACAAAGATGCAAAGAATACACAATGAAGAAAgggtagtctcttcaataaacagtattaaaaaaaaacaaatatcaacttgtaaaagaataaaattggaatACCTTACatcaaaattaattcaaaataaattaaagacttACATGTAAGGCCTGAAACTATaaacaccaagaaaaaaaaaatacaaggagaAAGTTCCTTGACATGATATCAAAATCACAAGcaactgcctggccagtgtggcttagtgttgatcatcagcccatgaaccatgaggtcagggttcaattcccagtcaggcacatgcccatgttgcaggctcaatccccagtagagggtgtacaggaggcagtccatcaatgactctctcatcattgatgtttctatctctctctccttctcccctcctctctctgaaatcaataaaaacatctttttttaaaaaaaaaataacaaacacaaaaaaatgatgggggtggggaaaactacatcaaactaaaacatTTCTGTAGAGCAAAGGAAACAAGCAAAATGAAAGGCAACCTCTGCAATGGGAGAATAATTGCAAACCATGTCTAATAAGGGGTTCATTCCAAAATATATCAAGAAACCctataactcaatagcaaaagtAAACATATAACcttattaaaaatgggcaaaggacctgaaaagtcactttccaaagaagatatgcaaattgCCAACAGATATACGGGAAAAAATGCTCATCATCACTAATCAtctgggaaatgtaaatcaaaaccataacGAGATATTACCTAACACATGGTATAATggcttttgtaaaataaaataaaaaggagagagatagcAAATGCTAGTAAGAATATgaagaagcattatttacaatagacaagacatggaaacaacctacgtGAATAAACGGATAAAGTTGTGGAATACAGATGCAATGAAGTTTTACTCAGATCTAAAAATAGAATGAACTTTTGGCAAGCTGATTTtgcttgtgtttgtttgttttccaacaCATGGACTTTAATCATATTTCACccattgttttatttatcttgtgTAGTAAGAATTTTTGAGGGATAGTCACCTGTTACACTTCAgtttgtcatgtctctttagccTGCCTTCATCTGAATCAGTCTTAGTCTTTCTTTATCCTTTAGCTTTGACATTTTGAAAAGATGGGgccatttattttgtaaaatgtccctCAATTTGATTCATCTGATACTTCAGTAGAGTCAGGTTATGCATAGTTGGCAAGAATACCGCAAAAGTGATGCTGTGTTCTCCTCATTGATCCTATCAGGTGGCAGGTGATTGTGACTTGTTCCCATATTGGTGATATTAGCTCCATCACCAAATCCTGGACATGTCCTCCAACTTTCTCTAATGTAAATTACTATTTTCCCATCTGTAATTAACAACTAACCTGTGGGGAGATTATTTGAAGTTATGTGACTATCCTTACCGTACATTACTATAAGGATTGCCAGATAGTGGTTTTTAAACTCTATCATCCCTTCTGCATTTATTACTTAACATTTTACTATAAGggtctttccttcttccttactTATTTGCTTTTGTTAATATGGATCCATGGTTTCTGATTTCATTCAATGGGTTATAACTAATTATGATTATTACTTATTTTGAAGCTCAGATTGCCCCAGATTTGGCCAGTGGGAAGCTCCTTTCAGCTAACTTCTATGACtgtaattttttgagaaaattattaCTTCTATCACAAGGTGGTCCAGGCTTACTATCCCAAACATAGCCCTGGACTCAGCCATTTtgctaaggttcccttttctttttcatgaagAGTGATTTGAACCTGAGATCACTAGGTGTGTTCATAGCTACTAAGGTGTCATTGCTCGTCCCTTTAGTGGAAAAACTGGGGAAAATAGCCATTTCATATAATTCTTCTCTTTCACCATTTTATATTGATAGCTCCTTTCTCTCACCATGAGAAGTCTGGCtcctaagaaaataaatatacttactcctttgcacaattctataatgcacATAAACTTGTTTCAGAATTACTATACCCATACCACTATTAACAATAAACATACTGAAAAAaacccaagatggcggcataggtaaacaccggagattgctgcctcgcacaaccacttcaagaatacaactaaaagacggaacagacatcatccaaaaccacaggaaggctggctgagtggaaattctacaactagaaggaaagagaaaagcataccaagactcagaggaggtgcagtgcggaagtacagaggtacggaggcacatgcagagagggctggtggctgaggacacggttgtctttttcaattgggagggagtctcaagctctgggctccagttctgggtgagtctctggggacccagactcatacaggagaaactggactaccTGCCATTGgtgggaactcaagggcagctttctctcagaggtgcttgtagggattgccgggacactgagaagcggggcctctgagagcagccatagctgcttgctccgccctgttgatcccctggtaccccaccccgcccaagccgcAAGCCATacacggaggcttttgcatatgaaaggcctggccctttgcaatctgaaaattacctaacaaatggcagctggcccaaggccccaggcaacttgcattgcttcatacctggctcctgctggatagcctcaggcagaggctatattagcacctccttagagatccaggagccagtgtgcccagtggtcagagtgggaccatccagattgcagttCCTtggattcataaaggacacactcagggggcagactcagtgagcaccaaagccccattgaagcaagtcttgccccggagggtgtctccagcacagaagttctcccactgcagacacagctgattctcactgccaattggcctggaggtcaatccctcccagtgatcctacaacaatcaaggcttaactacaacaagactgtgcacaaagaccacaagggggtgcaccaagagtgtctacctcaggtaattggggaggctgagccactgggccctataggacacctagtacagaaagccactctatcgacacagcgaagcataaaaaaatgcggagacaaagaaacaagacacaaataacagaaatggaggaaaacaaactacttgatatagagttcaaaaccacacttttaaggttttgcaagaactttctagaaactgccgacaaatttagtaagaccctcaaaaagacgggtgagactgccgataaatgtagtgagatcctcaagaagtctagtgagaccatcaagggtatgaaaaaggaccaactagaaattaagcatacactgactgaaataaaggatagtatgcagagttccaacagcagactagaggatcataAGATTCAAGCccaagatttgaaatacgaagaagcaaaaaacacccaaccagaaaagcaaaacgaaaaaagaatccaaaaatatgaagatagtgtaaggagcctctaggacaccttcaagcataccaacatccaaattataggggtgccagaagaagagagagggcaagatattgaaaacctatttgaagaaataatgacagaaaatttcccctacctggtgaaagaaatagacttacaagtccaggaagcacagagaaccccaaacaaaaggaatccaaagaggaccacaccaagacacatcataaaatgccaagagcaaaagacaaagagagaatcttaaaagcagcaagagaaagaaagtcagttacctataagggagtacccatacgactgtcagctgatttctcaacagaaactttgcaggcgaaaagggagtggcaagaaatattcagtgatgaatgccaagaacctacaaccaagattactttatccagcaaagctatcattcagaattgaaggtcagacaaagagcttcacagacaaggaaaagctaaaggagttcatcaccaccaaaccagtattatatgaaatgctgaaaggtatcctttaagaagaggaagcagaagaaaaaggtaaagatacaaattatgaacaacaaatacacatctatcaacaagt containing:
- the LOC132222181 gene encoding olfactory receptor 11H6-like — encoded protein: MTSEPSNISHTVSEFILLGFSCRWEIQILLFSIFLVTYILTLFGNMAIMCAVRWDHRLHTPMYILLANFSFLEICYVNSDVPNMLANFLSQTKTISFARCLLQLYFFFSLGTTECLFLSIMAYDRFLAICRPLHYPTVMTIKFCSSLVIFCWVYGFLWFLIPVILVTQLPFCGLNVIDDFLCDLGPLLALASTCAPIPGTVLMCGTMSSLLIFATFFYIIGSYTLVLRAVIQVPSAAGRKKAFSTCSSHLAVVFLFYGSVMMTYVSPGTGQAESMQKFTTLFYSVLTPFFNPMIYSLRNKEMKDALKKVLRGS